In the genome of Labrus mixtus chromosome 21, fLabMix1.1, whole genome shotgun sequence, one region contains:
- the mrm1 gene encoding rRNA methyltransferase 1, mitochondrial translates to MWGFSMSHQHRLLLVSRSFQQPALVSQFASHHVTAARLNPEDSSRIKPVVKRGRKVSDGWQDRERPFQQKKWKNENTVLQKPSQRMGDDRRVSSELRKLCLEDFPSERERPVRQKSTVDSKSEDFEIVFGISPCLLALTQGRRKARKLFVKDGEASHRASVLKVCEEAHKKGVQVHRVSKRDLDKMCEGRVHQGVCLQASALSFLTEKNPDSAAKIKHNAPPLWLILEGIQDPMNLGAILRSSYFLGVDRVASSLHNSCPLSPVVSKASSGVMEAMGVYGYKNLEEMLKSKAAQGWEVVGTVGAEAGESEVPVTKCSDFKMTKPTLLLMGGEGGGLSKDLISLCQTLLTIPPGRDLFPGVESLNVSVAAGILLHSLMFSRRSRR, encoded by the coding sequence ATGTGGGGTTTCAGCATGTCACATCAACATAGGTTGCTTCTTGTTAGTAGAAGTTTCCAACAGCCTGCATTAGTCTCTCAGTTCGCCTCTCACCATGTGACAGCTGCTCGTTTGAACCCAGAGGACAGCAGCAGAATCAAACCTGTGGTGAAGAGAGGGCGCAAAGTGTCTGATGGATGGCAGGATCGTGAGAGGCCTTTCCaacaaaaaaagtggaaaaatgagAACACAGTGCTGCAAAAGCCCAGTCAAAGGATGGGAGACGACCGCAGGGTGTCATCTGAACTCAGGAAGTTGTGTCTGGAGGATTTCCCCTCCGAGAGGGAGAGGCCGGTGAGACAGAAGTCAACAGTGGACTCCAAATCCGAGGACTTTGAGATCGTTTTTGGCATCTCCCCCTGTCTCTTGGCTCTCACTCAGGGCAGGCGGAAAGCTCGTAAGCTGTTTGTTAAAGATGGGGAGGCCTCTCACCGGGCCTCTGTGTTGAAGGTTTGTGAGGAGGCTCATAAGAAAGGAGTTCAAGTGCACCGGGTCAGCAAGAGGGATCTGGACAAGATGTGTGAAGGGCGGGTGCATCAAGGAGTGTGTCTGCAGGCCAGCGCTTTGAGTTTTCTCACTGAAAAAAACCCTGATTCTGCAGCCAAAATCAAACACAACGCCCCTCCTCTGTGGCTCATCCTGGAGGGGATTCAAGACCCGATGAACCTGGGCGCCATCCTGCGCTCTTCTTACTTCCTCGGGGTGGACCGAGTGGCCAGCAGCCTTCACAACAGCTGTCCGTTATCTCCAGTGGTCAGCAAGGCCAGCTCGGGCGTCATGGAGGCGATGGGGGTGTATGGATACAAAAACCTGGAGGAGATGCTGAAGTCGAAGGCGGCGCAGGGCTGGGAGGTGGTCGGCACAGTCGGAGCTGAAGCGGGGGAGTCCGAGGTCCCTGTCACAAAGTGTTCAGACTTTAAGATGACTAAGCCCACGCTGTTGCTGATGGGGGGCGAGGGGGGAGGACTGTCTAAAGATCTTATCTCACTGTGCCAAACCCTCCTCACCATCCCGCCCGGCAGGGACCTTTTCCCCGGTGTAGAGTCTCTAAACGTCTCGGTAGCTGCAGGAATCCTGCTGCACTCTCTGATGTTCTCCAGGAGGTCCAGACGATGA